The window GAAGAATTTATCGGCCCCCAGCATCTGCGCCGCCTCGAGCAGCCTCGGCGCGTCCACGCTTATCAGACTGTTTTTAATCCCCTGGTACATGTAGGGGAGTATTACCACGCAGTAGGTGAAGGTGAGCATGGCGATACGGTTCGAGAGGGGCGCGGGCGCTCCGGCGTAGAGGGAGAGGACGCTGACCGGCAGGATGACGCCCTGCACCGCATACGGTATGGTGCAGATTATCTGCAGGTATTTGTCGAGCCACGGCAGGTATACCACGACGACGTACATCGCAAGCAGGATCATCGCCGCGGCGGCGATGACGGGTACTATCGAGATGACGACCGTCCGCGCGAGCGCCTGCCAGAAGGCGGCGTCCCTGAAGATCACGGCGTAGTATTTAAGCGTAAAGCCCTTCGGCAGCACGTCCATCCATTCGGTGAAGAGGGAGTAGACGAGCGTCATGAATAGCGGTATCAGCAGATAGAGCACAATGGCCCAGAGGATTATGGAGCTGCCCTTTCCGCCTCTCATCTCAGCCCCTCCCGCCTCTCTTTTTAAGTATCATGCCGTTCGCGGCGATCGTCGCCACCATCATCAGCATGAGCACGACGGCAAGCGCGGAGCCGAACTCCTTACGCTGCACGACGTCGCCGACAAACTGCTCCGATATCCTTATCGGCAGCAGCTGGAAGTTGTTCTGCATCAGCGCGTAGGCCGTCGCGAAGGCGGCGATCGCGTTCGCGAAGAGGATGCTGAAGGTCCCGAGCAGACTCGGAAGCAGGTTCGGCAGGCCGACCCGCAGCCAGAATGCCGCCGCGCCGCCGCCAAGGAGCGCCGCCGCCTCGCGCCACTCCTTTTTGAGCGCGTCGAAGGCGGGGATCAGAAGCAGCGTCGCGAGCGGGATCTGGAAGTAGATGTAGCAGAGCAGCAGCCCCCTGATGCTGTAAATGTTGAAGTTCGCAAGCGCCTCGATGCCGTGGTTTTTGCCGAACATCACGAGCACGCCGACGTTGCCGAAGAGGATTATGTATGAAAAGGCAAGCGGGATGCCAGAGAAATTCGAGGTCATGTTCAGCACGCTGAGGAATATGTTCTTCGTCCCCGGCTTCGCCTCGCGACAGCTTTTCGCGCCCCAGAAGGCGGCAAAGAGGCCGATAAGCGACGAGGCGGCCGCCACCCAGAGGCTGTTCATCACCGCGACGCGATAGAGCCTTTTAGTGAAAATCGAGGCGTAGTGCGTGAGGGTGAGGCCGCCGCCGTTCTCCTCCATGAAGCTCCGCATGACGACGCCCGCCACCGGCATCAGCTCGAAGAGCAGCACCACGGCGGCGAAGGGAAGCAGCGCGGCAAGGTAGGTCTTTTTGCTGTTATTCAAGAGTTTCTCTCCAATCGTCGTAAAAAAGAGGGAGCCCGCGGAATAGCAGCGGCCTCCCTTTATCATCAGCGCTCTACTTCGCGTAGGCCATTACCTCTTCCTGCCATTTTGTCCCCAGACTCTTGGCCGCCTCTTCCCAGGCCTTGAAGTCCGAGATGGGGCGCGCCTTCGCGTACTGTTCCGACGGGAGCATCTTAGCCTTTACGTCGTCGGGAAGCTCCACACTGCCTCTGATCGGCGTCGCGTAGCCGCGCGCGAGGTTTATCTGACCGGCGTCGCTGAGGATGTATTCACGCGTGAAGGCCGCGGCGTGCGGGCGTTTCGTGTAGGCGTTGATTATCGTCGCGTAGCCGCTCTGCACGGAGCCGTCGGCGGGGATGCAGACGTCATATTCCGCTTCGGGGTTGTTTGCCTTGAACTGGTCACGGTAGCCGAGCGCGTTGTAGTCCCAGACGAAGTAGCAGGCTATCTCGCCCTTTTCGAGGCGCGCGACGTTGGGCTCGCCCATGTCGATGCGTCCCTGCTCGGCGAGTTTCCTGAAGAAGTCGAAGCCCGGCTGGAGGTTGGTCTCCGAGCCGCCGTTGGCGATCGCCGCCGCAAGCAGCGCGCACTGAGCCTGCGTCGCCTGCGCGACGTTGCCTGGGGTCACCATATATTCGCCCTCGAGGATGTCGGCGAATGATTTCGGCGGGTTGGGAACGAGTTTCCTGTTGGTGATGACGGCGATGGTCCCGTAGTAGCCGATCAGCCAGTCGCCGTTGTCGTCCTTCGCCCATTCGGGAATCTCGTCCCAGTAGCTCGTCTTGTAGGGAAGCGTGAGCCCTTTGCTCTCCGCGAGCGGTCCGAAGGACTGCCCCACGTCGCCGATGTCCTTCGTGGCGTTTTCTTTCTCCGCCTCGAAGATCGCCAGCTCCTCCGCCGAGGACATGTCCACGTCGGCGTGCTCGATACCGAATTTATCCTTGAGGTCCGTCCAGGTCCCTACCCAGTTCGCCCATGAGTCGGGCATACCGACAGATTCCACCCGGCCCTCTTCCTGCGCCTTTTTCTGAAGTTCCGCGACGGTGAGGCTGTTGAGGTCAACCTTGCCGGCGCTCTCTTTGCCCGGCTGCATCTGCGTAAAGGCGAATACCGCGATAATTACGACGGCAACCGCCGCTCCGATCATAACTTTCCTGTTCAAAATAATTTCTCCTTTTCCCATATGTTTTCCAAAGCAGTTTTATTATAAAAAACGGGAGTAAAGGAAAGGTTTTATAAACGCAACGAAAATGTAAGCGTAAAAAAAAGAGGCCGCGCGGCCTCTTTTCATCAAATTAAATGAGGATAAGAAAAAGCCGGAGACTGGTGTCTCCGGCTTTTGTATCTGCTTATTGAGCTGTGGGTTTTGCCGCCGGACTTAGTAGTCCATGCCGCCCATTCCACCCATGCCGCCCATTCCACCGGCCATGTCGCCGAGGGTGTCTTTCTTCTCGGGCTTGTCGGCAACGACGGCGTCCGTGGTGAGGATCATCGCCGCGATCGAGGATGCGTTCTGGAGAGCCGAGCGGGTGACCTTCACGGGGTCGATGATGCCCGCTTCGATCATGTCGACATATTCGCCGGTCGTCGCGTCAAGGCCCTGTCCCTCTTTGAGGGTCTTGACCTTTTCGATGATGACGTCGCCCTGCATGCCGCTGTTGTGGGCGATGAGGTAGAGGGGCTCGGTGAGCGCCTTGCGTACGATCTGCGCTCCGGTACGGAGGTCGCCCTCAAGTTTCGCGATCTCTTTGTCAAGAACCTTCGTGCAGCCGACGAGCGCCACTCCGCCGCCGGGGACGATGCCCTCTTCAACCGCGGCGCGCGTTGAGTTGAGCGCGTCCTCTATGCGGAGCTTGAGTTCCTTCTGCTCCGTCTCCGTCGCGGCTCCGACCTGGATGACCGCTACGCCGCCGACAAGTTTCGCGAGACGCTCCTGGAGCTTCTCTTTGTCGTACTCCGAGGTGGAGTCGGCGAGTTCCTTCTTGATCTGCGCGGCGCGGTCCTTAATGGCCGTGGAATCTCCCGCGCCCTCGACGATCGTCGTGTCTTCTTTGGTGACCTTTATCTTCTTCGCGTGGCCAAGGTCTGCGACGTCGGCGCTGTCAAGCTTGCGTCCGACCTCTTCGCTGATGACCGTCGCGCCGGTCACGGTGGCGATATCCTGGAGCATCGCCTTTCTGCGGTCGCCGAAGCCGGGGGCCTTGACGGCTACGACCTGGAGTATTCCGCGGAGCTTGTTGACGACGAGTGTCGCCAGCGCTTCGCCCTCGACGTCCTCGGCGATGATGAGGAGCGGCTTCGCAAGCTGGACGCTCTTTTCAAGGACGGGGAGCATATCTTTCACGTTTGAGATCTTTCCGTCGACGATGAGGATGTTCGCGTCGTCGAGTACGGCTTCCATACGGTCGGGGTTCGTGATCATGTAGGGGCTGAGGTAGCCCTTGTCGAACTGGAGTCCCTCGACGGTCTCCAGCGTCGTGCCGAGGCTCTTGCTGTCTTCAACGGTGATGACGCCCTCTTCGCCGACCTTCTCCATCGCTTCGGCGATGAGCTCTCCGACCTTCTTGTCGTTGGCGGAGATGGCGGCTACCTGCGCGGTCTTCTTGTGTCCCTTGACGGGCGAAGCCTGCTTCTTGAGCTCTTCAACGACGACCGCGGTCGCGTCTTCCATACCCTTGCGGAGCTGCATGCCGTTCGCGCCGGCCGCTACGTTCTTGATTCCCTCGCGGATCATCGCGCGGGCGAGCACCGTGGCCGTCGTGGTACCGTCACCGGCTACGTCGTTGGTCTTAGAGGCTACCTCTTTGATGAGCTGGGCGCCCATATTCTCGAACGGATCTTCGAGCTCGATCTCCTTCGCGATCGTCACGCCGTCGTTGGTGATGGTCGGCGAGCCGAACTTCTTCTCCAGGACGACGTTGCGTCCCTTGGGGCCAAGGGTGATTCCTACGGTATCCGCGACTTTATTGATTCCGCGCTCCATTGAGCGGCGTGCGTCTTCTCTGAAAAGCAGTGTCTTTGCCATAATCTTTATTCCTCCCGTTTATCTATCTGTCTTAATTACTTCTCGACTACCGCGAGAACGTCTCTTTCACCGATAATGAGGTATGTCTCGTCGTCGACCTTGACTTCGGTTCCTGAATATTTGCTGTAGATGACCTTGTCGTCAACTTTGACTTCCATCGGCTGACGTGAGCCGTTGTCAAGAACCTTACCGGCTCCGACCGCCACGACGATCCCTTCGACGGGCTTCTCTTTCACTGTATCCGGAAGCACGAGGCCTCCCTTTGTCTTCTCTTCGTTCGGCGCTGCCTTTACTACGATTCTGTCTCCAAGTGGCTTAAGTTTCATTAAGAGATCCCTCCTGTAATTTTTAAAGCGGTTTTTCGTGTTAGCACTCACTTTCGTTGAGTGCTAATTTTCTTTACGCCTGAAATTTTAATGACTGCCGGCGCTTTTCTCAAATATGATTATAGCCAAATATTTTTTATTTCACTCTGTAATATTGCTTTATCTTCGATTTACTCAATTATTCATAAAAACTTTTGACTTAATTAAATCTTACGGATAATTACTTAATCCGTGATGGTTTTATGTCAAGTTTTCGTATTTTTATTACAGCCGCGGCCCATGCCGCTCTCTTTTTTCAATTATGCAGCTCTTGCGGCTGATATAGGAATTATCCGGCGACGTGAACAACGAATTACAGCAATATGTCTCTCCGGGATTCCTTTTTATGGTAAACGCGTACGATATCTCAAGCGGTTCAAACGACCTGTACTGATAAAACATGTAATCGGCCTTTATTTTGCTGCGCGCGTTTGCGTGTCTCTGTATTTTGAGTTTTTCAAGAGGCAGTTCCAGAAAATTTTCGAGGTCTGTCAACAGAGATATTCGGCTCTCTATGTCGTATGGGACCGGCATATTACTCTTTTGGGCCGTTTTCCAAAGGTCGCTGTATAGAATCCGTCCCCGCAGGGCATCCTCAAAAAATCTTTTCTTGTCTCTGTACATGTTGCCCGCCAGATAATGGATTCCGCTGAGATGCAAAAAATCACCGGCGGCAAAATTCAGGATTATTTCTGATTTACAGCCCTTATCTACAATGAAGAAAGAATATGATATTGACAAAAGTCTATTAAATGCTTCTGCGGCCCGAGATAAGATATCCATAAGAACACTCCTTAAAGCCTCTGCATTTATAATAACAAAGGCTCCGCATATATGCGAAGCCTTCGGCACTTTCCTTTTTGGATAAAAATCCTATCCGGCTTGTGGTTATGTGCGAACCCATTAAAGCTACAAGCAGAACCGAACGCCGGCACGACCCTGCATATCAACGCTCCACGGGAAAACCCGCTCTTAACTGGCTTTATTATACCATAAGATGAATCCGACGCCCATCATCTTTGAGAAAGTCAAAGATACCTCTTCCGGCCTTTAAATTAAAACATTACCTTTCTTACCGCCGGTTCCGCGGAGGCGATGAGGCGTCCCCTGTTGTATGAATAGAGTATCTCGCCCTTTTTGTTGAGCGCGTTGTAGAAGTTGTCACCGTCAAGGACGATGAAGCTCGCGGGGTTTCCCTCGCGGATGCCGTAGCTTTCACCGAGATGGAGCGTCTTCGCCGCGTTGTGGGTACAGAGGCGGTATGAATCCATTATCTCCTGATAGCCCATCATCTGGCAGACGTGCAGCCCCATGTGGATGACGTCGCGCATGTTGCCGCTGCCGAGCGGATACCAGGGGTCAAAGATGTCGTCGTGGCCAAAGGAGACGTTGTTGCCGTTGGCGAGCAGCTCCTTGACGCGCGTCACACCGCGGCGTTTGGGATAGGTGTCGAAGCGCCCCTGCAAATGCGTATTAACGAGCGGGTTGCAGACAAAGTTTATGTCGCTCATGCGCAGGAGGCGGAAGAGTTTGCCGCAGTAGGCGTTGTTGTAGCTGTGCATTGCCGTCGTGTGGCTGGCCGTCACCATGTCCTTCATGCCGCTTTCAAGGGCGCGGCAGGCGAGCACTTCAAGCCCCTTCGACTGTTCGTCGTCTATCTCGTCGCAGTGGACGTCGACGAGGCGGCCATATTTTTCCGCGAGCTTCACGCAGAAGTCGACCGACTCGACGGCGTATTCGCGGGTAAATTCAAAATGCGGGATCGCGCCGACGCAGTCGGCCCCCATCTTAACCGCGTTTTCCATCAGCGTCTCGCCGTTGGGATAGCTTTTTATCCCCTCCTGCGGGAAGGCGACTATCTGGATGTCGACGTAGTCTTTAAGCTCTTCTTTGAGTTCGAGCATCCCCTCCATAGCCACCAGCGAGGGGTCGGTCACGTCGACGTGGGTGCGGACGAACTGCACGCCGTTCGCGGCCTGCATCTGCACGGCGCGGCGCGCGCGCTCCTTGACGTCGTTCTTTGAAAGTTTTTCTTTGCGTTTGCTCCAGCATTCGATGCCTTCAAAGAGCGTCCCCGATATGTTCCAGACGGGATCGCCGGCGGTGAGGCAGGTATCTAGGTGGACGTGGCTCTCGATGAAGGGCGGCAGCGCCATCTTTCCCGTGCAGTCGACGACCTCTTCCCCGCCGCGCGCGGCAAGACCGGCCTTTATCTCTTCAAATTTGCCGTCCGTAACGCGGATGTCTTTCGCCTCTGTGGAATTTTCAATAAATATGTTTTTTATCAGCATCAGAAATCATTCCTTCCGTGATATTTTTCGTTTTTTTAGCTCTTTTTCGCGGTCAGGCGGTCGAGGACGAGAAATACCAGCGCCGCCGCGGCCAGCGAGTTGACGGGCTTTATGCCGCAGGTGACGAAGATGCCGACCAGCGATCCCGCCGCCACCGCTAGGACGCCAGCCAGATTGACCGCGGGACCGTTTACGGCGGGTTTGTAGTATTCATCTTTATGCAGGAAGTAGTGAAGGATGAGCACCGCACCGACGGGGGGAATCATGCCGGAGAGCAGGTTCAGCATCCCGACGAAGTTATAGTAGAGCCAGACTGCGGTCAGGGTTCCCGCCGCGCCACTGAGCAGAACGAGGGGCTTGTTTGGTATCTTGGTGATGTTCGAGACGCCGAGACCCGCCGTATAGAGCGCGTTGTTGTTGGTGGTCCAGATGTTCAGCCCGAGGGTGAGGATCGCGGGTATGGCCAGCCCCTGAAGAATCAGGATGTCAAAGATGTCGGCGACGCCTGTCACCGCTCCGCCGACCGCGCCGAAGATCATCATGACGGAGTTGCCGACAAAGAAGGCGACGACGGTGGCAAGGACCGCCACGCGCGGCGTCTTGGAGAAGCGGGTAAAGTTCGGCGTCGCGGTGCCGCCGGAGATGAAGGAGCCGACGACAATGGCGATGCCCGTCGCGAGGCTGATCGGTTTCTGTGGTATCTGGGCAAATACGTTCATGAAGCCGCCGACCTTATCCACCCCCCAGCCGACCGAGTAGAGGCCGAGAACGGCGATCAGCGGAACGGCGATCGAGCCAAGTACCGCGAGCGCCCTGATCCCCAGGTAGGCGGTGGCCGTCATTACCGTTCCCGTGATGATTATGAGCGCCCAGACGGGAATCCGGCCGCCGGTCAGCCCGGATACGGGGATCGCGAACATCGCGACGCCGACGCCGAACCAGCCGATCTGCGTGAAGCTGATGAGCGCGGAGGGCAGGTAGGAGCCCTTTTCGCCAAAGGAACGGTGGGCCATCAGGTCGAGCGTGAGCCCCGTCTTCTGTCCGATGTACCCCAGCAGGCCGCAGTAGACGCCGAGGAAGGCGTTGCCCAGGATCATCGCGAGGAGGAATCCGTTGAGCGTAAGCCCGATGCCGAGGTTGCCGCCCGCGGTCATGCTCGGCGAGAAGAAGGTGAAGCCCACGAGGACAACCATCGCCGCCCAGAGTCCCTGCACCTTTTTCGCGGCAGGCACCGCGGAGAGAGAGCACTCGCTGTCCGCAATCACTTTTTTCGCTGTCGTCTGTTCACTCATAAAAAACTCTCCGTTTCAAATATAAACTATGCAACCGGTTACACAAACCTCGGACTATTATATTACGCGAAGCCGTTTTTTTGTAGCCTCAAATCGGTGCGGATAAAAACCGTATGCGTCATAATTTGCCCCCTGAGCGTCCAGTGCCGTGTGGATATACGGCTTTCGGTTCTCAGGGGGCAGGTTATATTTAGCCCGCGGCGCTTATTCGCACCGATTTATCTGTTTGAAAGATTTTGTTTTATCCGCCATGACGGATTTACGCAGGTGTTCCGCCGTCAATGTTTCACAGGCGCGGCATTATCGTCTCCTCAAAGAATTTATACGCGGTCTCCGGCGAAACATTGTAGACGGTCCCGTCCACGTCTACGGAGACGTCGTTCTGGCACTGCCCCATGCAGAATGAGCCGCTGATCTCTATTTTGTCGTGCAGTCCCCGCGCTTCGATCTCATGCTGAAAGAGCTGGAGCACGTTGTAGGCTCCCTTGAGGTAGCAGGAGGTCCCGATACATATTCTCACTATGGCCATGACTATGCCTCCTTCGCGTGGTAGTGTACGTGGAGCAGCTCGTGGACGCGCCCCTTCAGCAGCCCGCTGTAGAGCGAAAGCATGAGCGGGTTCTCCTCCGAACGTTTGATGCTCGACATCTTGTCCGCCGAGTAGAGTCCCTTGGCGCGGCTCACTTTGCCTTCGCGGAGGATGAAGGGCTGTCCAGCGCCGCAGACACAGCCGCCGGGGCAGGCCATGACCTCCACAAAGTCGTAGTGTTCGCCCTCCTTGATGCGTTTTATCAGCTCATGGGCGTTTCCAAGGCCGCTGACCACCGCAATCTTAAGCTCCCTGTCCCCGTATTTCACCGTCGCCACTTTGATTCCCTCGCCGCCGCGCACACCTTTAAAGGCGATCGTACGGAGCGCCGCCGCCGATTTGTCAGAGATTACCCGGCGCAGTACCGCCTCGGTGACGCCGCCTGTGACTCCGAAGATGACGCCAGCGCCGCTCATCGTGCCGAAGGGCATGTCGACCGCCTCCGGCTCAAGCTCTGAGAATACGATGCCGGACTCTTTTATCATCTGAATGAGCTCCTGCGTGGTGATTACGTAGTCAACGTCGGGTCCCAGCTCGCCGCGGAATTCCTCGCGCGCCGCCTCCGCCTTTTTCGCCGTGCAGGGCATGACCGCCACATGTACATGCTTTCTCGGCGAATGTTTGTGGTGTTCCTTAATCACCGCGGCGAACATCTGCATCGGCGAGCGGCAGGTGGAGAGGTTTTTAACCACTTCCGGCTCGTTCTTTTCCGCGTAGCTGACCCAGGCGGGACAGCAGGAGGTGAAGAGCGGCATCTCGTGTTCGCCCTTGCCGAGACGCGCGAGAAACTCCGCCGATTCTTCAAGCACCGTGAGGTCCGCGCCCGTCGAGGTGTCAAATACCTCGTTGAAGCCCATCCGGCGCAGCGCCGCGACGATGAGCCCCATCGCGTTTTCGCCGTCGCCGATGCCAAGCTCTTTGCCGAGCGCGACGCGCACCGCGGGGGCTATCTGCACGGAGACGCGCGTCTCTTTTTCGTCGAGCGCCTTCCAGACCCGCGCGCTGTCGTTCTTTATCACGATCGCGCCCGTCGGGCAGACGGCGGCGCACTGGCCGCAGCCGACGCAGACGCTTTCGCAGATGGGGATGTCAAAGACGGTGCTGATCGTCATTTTTGAGCCGCGCCCCGCGAAGTCGATCGCGCCGACCTGCTGTATTTCGTTGCACATTCTCACGCAGTCGCCGCAGAGGATGCACTTGTTGTGGTCGCGCGTGATACAGAGCGACGACTCGTCGCGGCGGGGCGTCTCCGCTCCGTTCGGGAAACGCACGCCCTCGATGTTGAAGCGCATCGCGAGGTCCTGTAATTTGCATTTGCCGTTATTGTTGCAGGTGGTGCAGTCGCGGCAGTGGTCGGCGAGCAGAAGTTCAAGGATCATCTTGCGGTATTTGCGGAGACGGCCGGTGTTCGTCCATATCTCCATACCCTCTTTGGGCGGGGTCGAGCAGGCCGCGTCAAGACCGCCCCATTTATTCTCCACCATGCACATGCGGCAGGCGCCGTAGATGGAGAGCTCCGAATAGTAGCAGAAGGTCGGAAGCTTGATACCAGCCTTGCGGATAACCTCAAGGATATTCTTTTCGTCCTCTATTTCAACGGGGAGCCCGTCTATCATCATATATTTTTTCGTATCCATCTCACTAGACCTCCTTGACTGCGTGGAAGGGGCATGCGGTGACGCACGCGCCGCATTTGATGCACTTATCTTTGTCGATCGTGAAGGGTTCTTTTATCTTGCCGCTGATGGCCTCGGTGGGACAGCCGCGCGCGCACTTGGAACAGCCTTTGCAGAGCGCGGGATCTATCTCGAAGCTCTTTAGCTTCGCACAGGCGCCGACGGGACAGTATTTTTTATTGATATGCGCCTCGTATTCCTCACGGAAATTTTTGATGGTGCTCACCACGGGAAGGGCGGCGGTCTTTCCGAGCCCGCAGAGCGCGGTGTGCGAGATCATGTCGGCAAGCTCGAGCAGCAGTTCGATGTCACCCTCTCGCCCCTCGCCGGCGACGATACGCTCAAGAATGGCAAGCATCTGTTTCGTGCCGCCGCGGCAGGGAACGCACTTGCCGCAGGACTCGTTCTGCGTGAAGTTCATAAAGAAGCGCGCCACCTCGACCATGCAGGTCTTGCTGTCCATGACGACGAGGCCGCCGGAGCCGATCATCGCCCCCGCCGCCGTCAGCGAATCAAAGTCGAGGGGCAGGTCAAGGTCCTTTGCCGTGAGGCAGCCGCCTGAGGGTCCGCCGATCTGTACCGCCTTGAAATCCGCGCCGCCGCGCATGCCGCCGCCGACCTCGAAGACGATCTCGCGCAGCGTCGTGCCCATCGGCACCTCTATCAGTCCGGTGTTTTCAATATTTCCCGTCAGCGCGAAGGCCTTCGTTCCCGGGCTCTTTTCAGGGCCGAGCTCCTTGTTCCACGCCACGCCCTTATTGATGATAAGCGGCACGTTGGCAAAGGTCTCAACGTTGTTGAGCACCGTCGGGCTGTCAAAGAGGCCATGCTCCACGGTACGCGGCGGCTTGACGCGCGGCATGCCGCGCTTACCCTCGATGGAGGCGGTCAGAGCGCTGCCCTCGCCGCAGACGAACGCGCCCGCGCCGCGGTTTATGTGCATATGGAAGGAGAAGCCGCTGCCGAGGATGTCGTCGCCGAGGAGCCCCAACTCCTCCGCCTGCGCGATCGCGGTGCGCAGCCGCGAGACCGCCATCGGATATTCGGCGCGCACGTAGATGTAGCCGTTCTGCGCTCCGCAGGCGAGTCCGGCGATCATCATGCCCTCCAGCATGCGGTGCGGGTCTCCCTCCATGATGCTTCTGTCCATAAAGGCTCCGGGGTCGCCCTCGTCGCCGTTGCAGACGATATATTTTTGCGCCGCCTTCTGGCGTTTTACCTGGCTCCATTTACGGCCTGTGGGAAATCCGCCGCCGCCGCGCCCGCGAAGGTTTGATTCCTCAATCATTCCGACAATTTCGTCGCCGTCCATATCGAAGAGAGCGCGCTCAAAGGCCGAATAGCCGCCGATCGCGAGATATTCTTTGATGGAGGTGGCGTCGATGTGGCCGCAGTGCTCGAGGACATGGCGCGTCTG is drawn from Cloacibacillus porcorum and contains these coding sequences:
- a CDS encoding NADH-quinone oxidoreductase subunit NuoF — protein: MIKGREELQKLRKIYAASLGEEDKKILICAGTGCISSGSLEIYDELKKIMTERGINVAVELKEEPHEHSVGLKKSGCHGFCEMGPLVRIEPQGWLYVKVKPEDCAEIVEKTIIGGTHIERLAYQKGGEVFKKQDEIPFYKKQTRHVLEHCGHIDATSIKEYLAIGGYSAFERALFDMDGDEIVGMIEESNLRGRGGGGFPTGRKWSQVKRQKAAQKYIVCNGDEGDPGAFMDRSIMEGDPHRMLEGMMIAGLACGAQNGYIYVRAEYPMAVSRLRTAIAQAEELGLLGDDILGSGFSFHMHINRGAGAFVCGEGSALTASIEGKRGMPRVKPPRTVEHGLFDSPTVLNNVETFANVPLIINKGVAWNKELGPEKSPGTKAFALTGNIENTGLIEVPMGTTLREIVFEVGGGMRGGADFKAVQIGGPSGGCLTAKDLDLPLDFDSLTAAGAMIGSGGLVVMDSKTCMVEVARFFMNFTQNESCGKCVPCRGGTKQMLAILERIVAGEGREGDIELLLELADMISHTALCGLGKTAALPVVSTIKNFREEYEAHINKKYCPVGACAKLKSFEIDPALCKGCSKCARGCPTEAISGKIKEPFTIDKDKCIKCGACVTACPFHAVKEV
- a CDS encoding [FeFe] hydrogenase, group A, which gives rise to MDTKKYMMIDGLPVEIEDEKNILEVIRKAGIKLPTFCYYSELSIYGACRMCMVENKWGGLDAACSTPPKEGMEIWTNTGRLRKYRKMILELLLADHCRDCTTCNNNGKCKLQDLAMRFNIEGVRFPNGAETPRRDESSLCITRDHNKCILCGDCVRMCNEIQQVGAIDFAGRGSKMTISTVFDIPICESVCVGCGQCAAVCPTGAIVIKNDSARVWKALDEKETRVSVQIAPAVRVALGKELGIGDGENAMGLIVAALRRMGFNEVFDTSTGADLTVLEESAEFLARLGKGEHEMPLFTSCCPAWVSYAEKNEPEVVKNLSTCRSPMQMFAAVIKEHHKHSPRKHVHVAVMPCTAKKAEAAREEFRGELGPDVDYVITTQELIQMIKESGIVFSELEPEAVDMPFGTMSGAGVIFGVTGGVTEAVLRRVISDKSAAALRTIAFKGVRGGEGIKVATVKYGDRELKIAVVSGLGNAHELIKRIKEGEHYDFVEVMACPGGCVCGAGQPFILREGKVSRAKGLYSADKMSSIKRSEENPLMLSLYSGLLKGRVHELLHVHYHAKEA